One window of Mangrovibacterium diazotrophicum genomic DNA carries:
- a CDS encoding TonB-dependent receptor, whose protein sequence is MKKNPERWVWYQHALKKSLRMMKWSLFFFCLGIVQVFATNSYSQQTRVSLTFEKSKLETVLNEIENQTDYYFLYNQDQIDVNRIVNIEVRDQKVDEILKQLFQSTDIEYSIHNRQIVLTSKNSDFEDVNSQQSLDITGKVTDSSGNDLPGVAVVVKGTSTGTITDFNGIFSISKVPSGSTLVFTFVGMRKVEVSVDNQSRIDVTMVEDAIGLEEVVAVGYGTQKKETLTGSIVNVDGEELKKSPNSNVSASLQGRLPGLVASQRSGEPGRDDPDILIRGSGTFGDNSPLVIIDGVPRDQMSRLNPDDIESVTVLKDASAAIYGARAANGVILITTKSGKIGKPTFNFSYNSAFSHPTKVPDVLDAATFAEVYNEGYWYRQGRPETGFTPFYSEAAIQKYRDGSDPILYPNTNWSDEVLKPHSLQQRVSLQANGGTESVRYLLSFAAMDQDGHYRNNPTKYTQYNMRVKVDVELNENLTVGANINANINKKNYASVDTETNFYNIIRANPTLVARYPNGLIGPGRLGENPLLLDQRGFDKYEDTPLFSTFTATYKVPFVKGLKIDASYNYDLRNQFEKKFNLPYSYYEYNVNTGEYDKVQATKTSTAELTDTYSKWTTKMFNYRITYEKTIDDHQFAVMVGQEQQENSYSYAMAYRKNFVSSAIDQINVGSSASEDKDNGGSASASAYNNYFGRLNYNYKSKYLAEFLFRYDGSQIFPEGERYGFFPGVSLGWRVSEENFMKENVSFINNLKLRFSHGQIGNDRVGQYQYLQSYSFGNNYVFGTSDAAAIYANTMPNPNITWEVSKKTDFGIEASFWQNLLGVEFTLWKENRSNILAARNLSIPNILGFSDLPDENIGKVDNHGYELIVRHRKTLGDFNYRVEGNVSFARSKIVYMDETPQSEEYQNKTGLPIGAELYYKADGIFNTQAELDAYPHVTGTQLGDIKVLDLNDDGVIDSNDQYRFDKTATPEIVFGLTIGMDYKNFDLTMFFQGQTNAYNYDGTFSGLGGSAFDNAYVERAQDRWTVDNPNGSMPRADAYSPGSTTFFLYDATFVRLKNLELGYTLPASLGAKIGLDDIRIYANGLNLLTWAKDIKWSDPELNGSSLYYPQLRVINLGVNVKF, encoded by the coding sequence ATGAAAAAAAATCCAGAACGATGGGTATGGTATCAGCATGCCCTAAAAAAAAGCCTACGCATGATGAAATGGAGCTTATTCTTCTTTTGTCTCGGGATCGTCCAGGTGTTTGCAACGAACAGTTATTCCCAGCAAACCAGGGTTTCTCTCACTTTTGAAAAATCAAAATTGGAAACCGTTTTAAACGAAATCGAAAATCAAACTGACTATTACTTTCTTTATAACCAAGATCAAATCGATGTCAACAGAATTGTAAATATTGAAGTTCGGGATCAGAAAGTAGATGAGATCCTGAAGCAGTTGTTTCAATCTACTGATATCGAGTATTCCATTCATAATCGACAGATTGTTTTAACAAGTAAAAATTCTGACTTTGAGGATGTAAACTCCCAACAATCCTTGGATATTACGGGAAAGGTTACCGATTCATCCGGCAATGATTTGCCTGGAGTAGCTGTAGTTGTAAAAGGTACATCCACCGGAACGATTACCGATTTTAATGGTATTTTCTCCATTTCAAAGGTGCCATCAGGTAGTACACTAGTTTTCACGTTTGTCGGAATGCGAAAGGTTGAGGTATCAGTTGACAATCAGTCGCGGATTGACGTTACGATGGTTGAAGACGCCATTGGCCTGGAAGAAGTTGTTGCGGTTGGATACGGAACGCAAAAGAAAGAAACGTTGACCGGTTCGATTGTGAATGTGGATGGTGAAGAGTTAAAGAAAAGTCCGAACTCAAACGTTTCAGCGTCCTTGCAAGGACGTTTACCAGGTTTAGTTGCCAGCCAGCGCTCCGGAGAACCAGGTCGTGATGATCCGGATATTCTGATTCGCGGCTCCGGTACATTCGGCGATAACTCTCCGCTGGTAATTATTGATGGTGTTCCGCGTGATCAGATGAGTCGCCTGAATCCGGATGATATTGAAAGTGTAACAGTACTGAAAGATGCTTCGGCTGCGATTTATGGTGCGCGAGCTGCCAACGGTGTTATTTTGATCACAACCAAGTCGGGGAAGATCGGAAAACCAACCTTTAATTTTTCATATAACAGCGCTTTCTCGCACCCCACCAAAGTGCCGGATGTTTTGGATGCTGCAACTTTCGCAGAGGTTTACAACGAGGGATATTGGTATCGACAGGGGAGACCAGAGACTGGTTTTACACCTTTCTACTCAGAAGCAGCGATCCAGAAGTACCGCGATGGATCTGATCCAATACTTTATCCCAATACCAATTGGAGTGATGAGGTTTTGAAACCACATTCGCTTCAACAACGCGTCAGTCTTCAGGCTAACGGGGGAACCGAGTCTGTTCGGTATTTGCTCTCGTTTGCTGCGATGGACCAGGATGGACATTACCGGAACAACCCGACCAAGTATACACAATACAATATGCGCGTTAAGGTAGATGTTGAGCTCAACGAGAACCTGACTGTTGGTGCCAACATCAACGCCAACATCAACAAAAAGAATTATGCTTCGGTCGACACGGAAACGAATTTCTACAATATTATCAGAGCCAATCCAACGCTGGTTGCTCGTTACCCCAACGGACTGATCGGGCCTGGACGTTTGGGTGAAAACCCACTTTTGCTCGATCAACGTGGTTTCGATAAATACGAGGATACACCATTGTTCTCAACTTTCACAGCGACTTATAAAGTACCGTTTGTGAAAGGATTGAAAATTGACGCATCGTATAACTATGATTTGAGAAACCAGTTTGAGAAGAAATTCAATTTGCCCTATTCTTATTACGAGTACAATGTAAACACCGGAGAGTACGATAAGGTGCAAGCGACCAAGACTTCAACGGCCGAACTGACGGATACTTACAGTAAATGGACAACGAAAATGTTCAACTACCGAATTACTTATGAAAAGACGATAGATGATCACCAGTTTGCAGTTATGGTTGGTCAGGAACAACAGGAAAATTCGTACTCGTATGCAATGGCCTACCGGAAGAATTTCGTGAGTTCTGCGATTGATCAGATCAATGTTGGTAGTAGCGCCTCTGAAGACAAGGATAATGGAGGTTCTGCTTCAGCAAGTGCTTACAACAACTACTTTGGACGTTTAAACTACAACTACAAGTCGAAATATTTGGCCGAATTCCTCTTCCGTTACGATGGATCTCAAATCTTCCCGGAAGGTGAGCGTTACGGATTCTTCCCTGGAGTATCACTGGGGTGGAGAGTTTCAGAAGAAAACTTCATGAAAGAGAATGTTTCATTCATCAATAACCTGAAGTTGAGATTTTCTCACGGACAAATTGGTAACGACCGGGTAGGGCAGTACCAATACTTGCAGTCCTATTCATTTGGTAATAACTACGTGTTTGGTACAAGTGATGCGGCAGCGATCTACGCGAATACGATGCCGAATCCCAATATTACCTGGGAGGTGAGTAAGAAAACCGATTTTGGTATTGAAGCTTCATTCTGGCAAAATTTGTTAGGCGTGGAATTCACCCTATGGAAAGAAAACCGCTCCAATATTCTGGCTGCCCGAAATCTTTCTATTCCCAATATTTTAGGGTTCTCCGACCTACCTGATGAAAACATTGGCAAAGTCGATAATCATGGTTATGAGTTAATCGTTCGCCACCGGAAAACGTTGGGAGATTTCAATTACCGTGTTGAAGGCAACGTTTCATTCGCCCGAAGTAAAATTGTTTATATGGACGAAACGCCTCAATCTGAAGAATACCAAAATAAAACAGGTTTGCCAATTGGCGCTGAATTGTATTATAAGGCCGACGGTATTTTTAACACGCAGGCAGAATTGGATGCCTATCCGCATGTGACAGGTACTCAACTGGGTGACATTAAAGTATTGGATTTGAATGATGATGGTGTGATTGATTCGAACGACCAATATCGTTTTGATAAAACGGCAACACCGGAAATTGTATTTGGTCTGACCATCGGTATGGACTACAAAAATTTTGATTTGACCATGTTCTTCCAAGGACAAACCAATGCCTACAACTACGACGGAACTTTTTCAGGACTGGGCGGATCGGCATTTGACAATGCCTATGTTGAACGCGCTCAAGACCGCTGGACGGTTGACAATCCGAATGGTAGCATGCCCCGTGCTGATGCCTATTCACCGGGAAGTACAACCTTCTTTTTGTACGATGCGACTTTTGTGAGATTGAAAAACCTGGAGCTTGGTTATACGTTACCAGCGAGTCTTGGGGCAAAAATCGGATTGGACGATATTCGAATATACGCCAACGGTTTAAACCTGCTTACCTGGGCGAAGGATATTAAATGGTCCGACCCCGAGTTGAACGGCAGTTCGCTGTATTATCCACAGCTACGCGTTATCAATTTAGGTGTTAATGTGAAATTTTAA
- a CDS encoding FecR family protein: protein MKDKIDPGIIQRYKSGRHTFLDIKKLTRWFRDEKYADGLKIAVEEDWNAFRLDENAEPADLSSAYRFIQQKIGTPVRIISRKRRVLNFYYRAAAVLLIPLLVYFAYSLAHKQTGNNSEQWVEVVSPYGLRTNFELPDGTRVCLNSGTHLKYNTDFAKKRTLSIEGQAYFDVIHNPKIPFVVHTEVFDVTVLGTKFSVSSFDSDNQVDVVLEKGKVQLDGVNHSFTKVMKPDERFTFNKQESEGKIEQVDAGYLTSWKDGVLVFRNEPLSLVLKRLGRWYNVDFEITDSELMDFRYRATFKDEPLDEVLSLISLTAPITYKIEKREMNDQGSYTSKIVKISKK from the coding sequence ATGAAAGACAAAATAGATCCGGGAATTATTCAACGGTACAAATCTGGGAGACACACTTTCCTCGATATAAAAAAGCTGACCAGATGGTTTCGCGACGAAAAGTATGCCGACGGCTTGAAGATTGCTGTTGAGGAAGATTGGAATGCATTTCGTCTGGATGAAAATGCGGAACCAGCTGATTTAAGTTCTGCTTATCGTTTTATTCAGCAGAAGATTGGAACCCCGGTACGAATAATCAGTCGGAAACGTCGTGTTCTGAATTTCTACTATAGGGCAGCGGCTGTCTTGTTGATACCTCTGTTGGTCTACTTCGCTTATAGCCTTGCACATAAACAGACCGGGAATAACTCCGAGCAATGGGTTGAGGTTGTATCGCCCTATGGATTACGCACCAATTTTGAATTGCCTGATGGAACGCGGGTTTGCCTGAATAGCGGCACCCACCTGAAATACAATACAGATTTTGCGAAGAAGCGTACCCTCTCAATTGAAGGACAAGCCTATTTCGACGTCATTCACAATCCCAAAATTCCTTTTGTTGTTCACACCGAAGTGTTTGATGTTACCGTATTGGGAACAAAATTCTCGGTTTCGTCTTTTGACTCCGACAACCAGGTAGACGTGGTTTTGGAAAAAGGCAAGGTGCAATTGGATGGAGTAAATCATTCGTTTACAAAGGTCATGAAGCCAGATGAACGTTTTACATTCAACAAGCAGGAGAGCGAGGGGAAGATAGAGCAAGTAGATGCCGGTTACCTCACTTCCTGGAAAGACGGGGTGCTCGTTTTCCGTAACGAGCCGTTGTCATTGGTGCTAAAGAGGTTGGGGCGTTGGTATAATGTTGATTTCGAGATTACAGACTCCGAACTCATGGACTTTCGTTATCGCGCTACTTTCAAGGATGAACCGTTGGATGAGGTATTGAGTTTGATTTCGTTGACAGCACCAATTACTTATAAAATTGAAAAAAGAGAAATGAATGATCAGGGAAGTTATACCAGTAAAATTGTGAAAATCAGCAAAAAATAA
- a CDS encoding RNA polymerase sigma factor, protein MKHLELGTDKELVIALSNSSTDAFKYLFDRYSQKLYHFVLSYLKSPSESEEIIQEVFIKIWENRGKLDSEKSFKSYLFTIAFNGIKRHFNKKMQEEKYKHDLIEWISDDRPDVEVKVEFEKLIEKLDRLIADFPEKRRVIFIQRKKEGKSINEIAELLAISPKTVKNHITEGMNSLRKSFEEEDLSALLFYVLFIS, encoded by the coding sequence GTGAAGCATCTTGAACTCGGAACAGACAAGGAATTGGTAATTGCATTAAGCAATAGTTCTACTGATGCTTTCAAATATTTGTTTGATCGGTACAGCCAGAAATTGTATCACTTTGTCCTTTCCTACCTCAAGTCACCGAGCGAGTCGGAGGAAATTATTCAAGAGGTGTTCATAAAAATTTGGGAAAACCGCGGCAAGCTTGATAGCGAGAAGTCTTTCAAATCATATCTGTTTACGATTGCATTCAACGGGATCAAACGGCACTTCAACAAGAAAATGCAAGAGGAAAAATACAAGCATGATCTGATTGAATGGATAAGTGATGACAGACCGGACGTGGAGGTTAAAGTTGAATTTGAAAAATTGATTGAAAAGCTGGATAGGCTGATTGCTGATTTCCCGGAGAAGCGACGAGTTATTTTTATCCAACGTAAGAAAGAAGGAAAATCAATCAACGAGATCGCTGAATTATTGGCCATTTCTCCTAAAACAGTAAAAAATCATATCACTGAAGGCATGAACTCACTTCGGAAGTCTTTTGAGGAAGAAGATCTTTCAGCACTCCTTTTTTATGTTTTATTTATTTCCTGA
- a CDS encoding sialate O-acetylesterase, whose protein sequence is MPSLFADGMVLQRDAEIPVWGWASPGEELSVFFHERMYRTQADSAGNWKILMQQEKAGGPFSMDVQGESSRHVIDDIYVGDVWLCSGQSNMEFWMDRIKSKYADEIANSENPNIRQFKVEKDYDFQSPHTDVNSEGWKKATPSNVFGFSAVAWFFAKSLYEKYEVPIGLILSSWGGTPVEAWMSRDALADFPSHLATAEKWMDDSLLSETIRKDQQVRDRWYAESVEKDQGLADKNLPWYSQQVEFKNWTKQNFPGYWEKADEDFSGVIWLKKEFELSTDQSSQSAFLSLGCIVGINECYLNGVKIGTTYGHYVPSEYQVPQGLLQAGRNIITLRITDNGRRGGLIPDKPYYMAIDGDTLTMAGEWLEKIGTSLPSLAWGTDFSDVPTGLYNAMIAPLLPYRIKGTIWYQGESNSGNAEEYRTTFPTMIQDWRKKWGQGDFPFLFVQLASYLATKDQPEQSNWAELREAQAMTLALPNTGMACAIDIGEWNDVHPKNKKDVGKRLALAAQKVAYGETELVASGPQFQSMEIKGKRVLLNFNLFGSQLVCSGKELNGFAIAGKDGQFKRAKAEIKGSQVVVWNDEIKNPVAVRYAWADNPDTANLFNPEGLPAIPFRTDK, encoded by the coding sequence ATGCCAAGCTTGTTTGCTGATGGCATGGTTCTTCAGCGAGATGCCGAAATCCCAGTTTGGGGTTGGGCTTCTCCGGGAGAGGAGCTTAGCGTTTTCTTTCATGAGCGGATGTATCGTACACAAGCAGATTCCGCCGGGAATTGGAAGATTTTGATGCAGCAGGAAAAAGCTGGAGGACCCTTCTCCATGGATGTACAGGGAGAAAGCAGTCGCCATGTTATTGATGATATATATGTTGGCGATGTTTGGTTGTGTTCGGGACAGTCGAATATGGAATTTTGGATGGACCGGATTAAAAGCAAGTATGCAGATGAAATTGCCAATTCCGAGAATCCTAATATCCGTCAGTTTAAAGTGGAAAAAGACTACGATTTTCAGTCTCCGCATACAGATGTGAATTCTGAAGGATGGAAAAAAGCCACTCCTTCCAATGTATTTGGATTTTCAGCAGTTGCCTGGTTTTTTGCTAAGTCGTTATACGAAAAATATGAAGTGCCAATTGGCTTAATTCTATCTAGCTGGGGTGGAACCCCGGTTGAAGCCTGGATGAGTCGAGATGCTTTAGCTGATTTTCCTAGTCACCTGGCAACTGCTGAAAAATGGATGGATGATAGCTTATTGTCAGAAACGATCAGGAAGGACCAGCAAGTCCGAGATCGTTGGTATGCCGAATCTGTTGAAAAAGATCAGGGACTTGCTGATAAGAATTTGCCATGGTATAGCCAGCAAGTTGAATTCAAGAACTGGACTAAACAGAATTTTCCAGGTTATTGGGAGAAAGCTGACGAAGACTTTAGTGGAGTTATTTGGTTGAAAAAAGAATTCGAATTGTCGACTGATCAGTCCTCCCAAAGTGCCTTTTTATCGCTGGGCTGCATTGTCGGAATCAACGAATGTTACTTGAATGGGGTGAAAATTGGGACAACCTATGGTCATTATGTGCCATCGGAGTACCAGGTTCCGCAAGGATTGTTGCAGGCTGGTCGAAATATCATTACCCTGCGAATAACTGATAATGGACGAAGAGGAGGGTTAATTCCAGACAAACCTTATTACATGGCAATTGATGGCGATACGCTCACCATGGCAGGAGAGTGGCTTGAAAAGATAGGCACCAGTTTGCCTTCACTTGCATGGGGAACTGATTTCTCGGATGTTCCAACAGGTTTGTACAATGCGATGATTGCGCCTTTGTTACCATATCGTATCAAAGGAACGATTTGGTACCAGGGAGAGTCAAATTCAGGGAATGCTGAAGAGTATCGTACAACATTTCCAACAATGATTCAAGATTGGCGCAAAAAGTGGGGGCAGGGTGATTTCCCGTTTTTGTTTGTTCAATTGGCTAGCTATCTCGCCACAAAAGATCAACCCGAACAAAGCAATTGGGCAGAACTGCGCGAAGCCCAGGCCATGACTCTTGCGCTTCCGAATACAGGTATGGCTTGTGCGATCGACATCGGAGAGTGGAATGACGTACATCCAAAAAACAAAAAGGATGTTGGCAAACGTTTGGCTTTGGCTGCACAAAAAGTGGCGTATGGGGAGACAGAGCTTGTTGCCAGCGGACCGCAATTTCAATCGATGGAAATTAAAGGCAAACGTGTGCTTTTGAATTTCAATTTGTTTGGTAGCCAACTTGTTTGTTCGGGAAAAGAACTGAATGGATTTGCGATAGCCGGAAAGGATGGCCAGTTCAAGCGGGCTAAAGCGGAAATTAAAGGAAGCCAGGTTGTGGTTTGGAATGATGAGATAAAAAATCCGGTCGCTGTGCGCTATGCCTGGGCCGACAATCCAGATACCGCCAATCTTTTTAACCCAGAAGGGCTACCCGCCATTCCGTTTCGGACAGATAAATAG
- a CDS encoding glycoside hydrolase family 2 protein, which translates to MIKLKRNKLIYYLCIVLLIGTACNQNGKKSEQKQIILSSHPEEGEPYSWLMKRAGEVNASGADISSSGFNTDGWMPAVIPGTALTSLVNDGKFPDPYFGQNNMRVNKIIPDIADVGRDFYHFWYRTSFTIPESMDGKRIWMQFDGINYIAHIYLNGQALGDMKGMFLQKKFDITELAKVGQENVLAVSVEPVEYPGTTQSKSKEHVAANENRNGGDGEIGKNVTMLMTAGWDFTFHDGIRDRNTGIWRDVKVFGSGDVQLENPFVKSELPIPELCPARETVSFQLVNSSHKETEAVIEAHIEDTSIHITKKIKLNPGEKREIILSPDEYAELVIDDPQLWWPVNKGEQHLYTLNLKVKVDGKISDELSQRFGIRDIRSDRNTPDGSRIFYVNGKRLFIHGSNWIPEAMLKTSKDRMYAELRYTRQAGINLLRLWGGGISESDYFFDLCDELGILVWHEFWMTGDTKPPVDTTLYYNNVRSTIKRIRNHPSLAYYVSSNEQDNIIDIEPILTHLDGTRGYQVQSECCGVHDGSPYKYENPMQYYDNTASDRGSRIDGFCPEYGTACTPVIESLRKMMPKQDLWPINEETWDYLDGNGFHNMTTKYRTAIEQYGKPKNIEDYAEKGQLVGAVAYRSIWENWNYNKYEYGDRFASGVLFWYHNSPAPQVCSRMWDWYLEPTAALYFSQDALEPIHAQFDFIKNTVSVTNDLYEEYGNLQVRCRVINSDMTTVIEEGALFDLGEDAVKNDVLQLDLSDKPLTPVHFIKLEVYNNLDSLISDSFYWRSTDEYKGPWTVGGPLHGGFESFADLQPTKLTCTQQSRDENGRRYYTVTIQNNSDHLAFFNRLKVMDTTTDNLVNPAFYSDNYFSLLPGESKVVTIDFALNDLENGLSRVELEGFNTDPVVVTEDR; encoded by the coding sequence ATGATAAAACTAAAGAGGAACAAACTAATCTATTATCTCTGCATCGTTTTGCTGATAGGCACTGCCTGTAACCAGAATGGCAAGAAATCTGAGCAGAAACAGATCATTCTAAGTTCTCACCCGGAGGAGGGGGAGCCCTATAGCTGGCTAATGAAAAGAGCCGGAGAAGTGAACGCTTCAGGTGCTGATATTTCCAGCTCTGGTTTCAATACGGACGGATGGATGCCGGCTGTGATTCCGGGAACAGCGCTAACCAGCCTGGTGAATGACGGAAAATTTCCGGATCCGTATTTCGGTCAGAACAACATGCGGGTGAATAAAATCATTCCGGATATTGCCGACGTTGGTCGTGATTTCTATCATTTTTGGTATCGCACATCATTCACGATACCCGAAAGTATGGATGGAAAGCGAATCTGGATGCAGTTTGACGGAATAAATTACATCGCACATATTTATCTGAATGGACAGGCGCTGGGAGATATGAAAGGAATGTTTCTGCAAAAGAAATTCGACATTACAGAACTGGCGAAAGTGGGGCAAGAAAATGTGCTGGCCGTTTCGGTAGAGCCGGTTGAATACCCCGGAACAACCCAATCGAAATCCAAGGAACATGTGGCTGCGAATGAAAACAGAAACGGTGGCGATGGAGAAATTGGCAAGAATGTAACGATGTTGATGACCGCTGGCTGGGATTTTACGTTTCACGATGGTATCAGGGATCGGAACACCGGCATTTGGCGGGATGTCAAAGTGTTCGGTTCCGGAGATGTTCAGCTGGAAAATCCTTTTGTGAAGAGCGAATTGCCAATTCCAGAGCTTTGTCCAGCCAGGGAAACAGTTTCATTCCAGCTTGTCAATAGTTCGCACAAGGAAACAGAGGCGGTAATCGAGGCACACATTGAGGATACATCAATTCACATTACGAAGAAAATAAAGTTGAATCCGGGAGAAAAGCGGGAGATTATTTTAAGCCCGGATGAATATGCCGAGTTGGTCATTGATGATCCGCAGCTTTGGTGGCCGGTCAACAAGGGGGAGCAACATTTGTACACGCTGAACTTAAAAGTAAAGGTAGATGGGAAAATATCGGATGAGCTTTCGCAACGATTCGGTATTCGAGACATTCGCTCTGATCGCAATACCCCTGATGGGTCCCGGATTTTCTATGTGAACGGTAAACGTCTGTTTATCCACGGTTCCAATTGGATTCCGGAAGCCATGTTAAAAACATCGAAAGACCGGATGTATGCGGAACTTCGTTATACCCGTCAAGCCGGCATCAATCTTTTACGTTTGTGGGGCGGGGGTATTAGTGAGTCCGATTACTTTTTTGATTTATGCGATGAACTGGGAATTTTGGTGTGGCATGAGTTCTGGATGACTGGTGATACCAAGCCTCCGGTGGACACAACCTTGTATTATAACAACGTACGGTCAACCATTAAGCGTATTCGGAATCATCCTAGTTTAGCCTACTATGTTTCTTCGAATGAGCAGGATAATATCATCGACATTGAACCGATTTTAACTCACCTGGACGGTACCCGTGGTTACCAGGTCCAGTCGGAATGTTGTGGTGTACACGATGGAAGTCCGTACAAGTATGAGAACCCGATGCAGTATTATGACAACACGGCCTCAGATCGCGGAAGCCGGATTGATGGCTTCTGCCCCGAATACGGAACGGCATGTACCCCGGTCATAGAATCACTGCGCAAAATGATGCCCAAACAAGATTTGTGGCCCATCAACGAGGAAACCTGGGATTACCTGGATGGGAACGGTTTTCACAATATGACAACGAAATACCGAACGGCAATTGAGCAGTACGGAAAACCGAAAAATATTGAAGATTATGCCGAAAAAGGGCAACTCGTTGGAGCGGTAGCATACCGCAGCATCTGGGAAAACTGGAACTACAACAAGTACGAATATGGCGATAGATTTGCTTCGGGGGTGCTGTTTTGGTATCACAACAGCCCAGCTCCCCAGGTTTGTTCGCGCATGTGGGACTGGTATCTCGAACCGACTGCAGCCTTGTATTTTAGTCAGGATGCGTTAGAGCCTATTCATGCTCAGTTCGACTTTATTAAGAATACGGTTTCGGTGACCAACGATTTGTACGAGGAATATGGAAATCTGCAAGTGCGTTGTCGGGTCATCAATTCTGATATGACTACTGTTATTGAGGAAGGGGCGCTCTTTGATTTAGGCGAGGACGCCGTCAAAAATGATGTGCTTCAACTGGATTTATCTGATAAACCGCTAACGCCTGTTCATTTCATCAAACTTGAAGTTTACAACAATCTGGATAGCCTTATCTCAGATTCGTTCTATTGGAGGTCGACTGATGAATACAAAGGCCCGTGGACGGTTGGCGGACCTTTGCATGGTGGCTTTGAATCGTTCGCGGATCTTCAACCTACAAAATTAACCTGTACACAGCAATCCCGTGACGAAAACGGACGAAGATATTATACTGTGACCATCCAAAACAATTCAGATCATCTGGCATTTTTCAACCGATTGAAGGTAATGGATACAACAACCGACAATTTGGTCAATCCTGCTTTTTACAGCGATAATTACTTTTCCTTGCTACCCGGTGAAAGTAAGGTAGTTACGATCGACTTTGCTCTGAATGATCTGGAAAACGGGCTTTCTCGCGTTGAGTTGGAAGGTTTTAATACAGACCCGGTGGTCGTAACTGAAGATCGATGA